Proteins from a genomic interval of Sphingobacterium sp. SYP-B4668:
- a CDS encoding S41 family peptidase: MINKICVILIVVLATSCMTACTKTTNVKPDEGAKSSSSRSSDRVSNGGYYTEEDLIKQDVFYYTKLFSLWTDNIPPQNVVEDREILHSYTKDFRDGEEVLSHLMSFTPPFMGKPIDRYSFLDREGEVSNEIQDGVSSSYGLYVFYLRTSTSGNNSDLYIRMVDKNSPAYAAGLRRGDRILSINGNTNIDYNTQKAQDFRVVDDAIYYSKSVSLKIVNPAGATKDIQLTSTVYDMDPILSSKVFEQNGKKIGYLAFNSFVSVNVNGVNSAMYTAFEQVFRTFERDNISELIVDIRYNGGGAVNTAEYLANYLAPASANGQRMLSYKVNRTMVEWGDTKEGAEFGPVNFLRKGTLNLGKVYFLVTSSTASASELLINVLKPYFGSNLLIIGTYGLDTEGARIPENTYGKPVGFFGYRIVNDKTDLFVTSFQMFNRDNYGDYFNGLVPDRHTSEDYFKDFGDPQEGMIAEALTYSATGNWVLANARVAIASANKVKNERNQRVRFLEKNRHMKGMYKFKEAPMK; encoded by the coding sequence ATGATAAATAAAATCTGCGTTATCTTGATAGTGGTGCTGGCGACTTCTTGTATGACAGCGTGTACCAAAACGACAAATGTTAAGCCTGATGAAGGGGCCAAGTCGTCATCGTCTCGATCCTCCGATCGTGTATCTAATGGAGGTTATTATACAGAAGAGGACCTCATCAAACAGGATGTCTTTTACTACACAAAGCTATTTTCTCTTTGGACTGACAATATACCTCCACAGAATGTTGTAGAGGACAGAGAGATTTTACATTCCTATACGAAAGATTTTAGGGACGGTGAAGAGGTATTGAGTCATTTGATGAGTTTTACACCTCCATTCATGGGCAAGCCTATCGATCGTTATAGTTTCTTGGATAGAGAAGGCGAGGTGAGCAATGAGATTCAAGACGGCGTCAGTTCCAGCTACGGCTTATATGTGTTTTATCTACGAACGAGTACTTCTGGAAATAATTCGGATTTGTACATTCGAATGGTAGATAAAAATTCTCCAGCATACGCTGCTGGTTTGCGCCGAGGAGATCGGATTTTGAGTATCAATGGCAATACCAATATTGATTACAATACACAAAAAGCCCAAGATTTTAGAGTGGTGGATGATGCCATTTATTACTCAAAGAGCGTATCCCTAAAAATTGTCAATCCTGCGGGTGCTACTAAGGATATCCAATTGACGAGCACGGTGTATGATATGGATCCAATCTTGAGTTCGAAGGTGTTTGAGCAGAACGGAAAGAAGATCGGATATTTGGCATTCAATTCATTTGTAAGTGTAAATGTCAATGGTGTTAATTCGGCTATGTATACAGCATTTGAACAAGTCTTTCGGACCTTCGAACGCGATAATATCTCAGAGCTGATTGTCGATATCCGTTATAATGGGGGAGGAGCTGTAAATACCGCAGAGTACTTGGCCAATTATCTTGCACCAGCTTCTGCCAATGGTCAACGGATGTTGAGCTACAAGGTGAACAGGACGATGGTGGAGTGGGGAGATACTAAAGAGGGAGCTGAGTTTGGACCTGTTAATTTTTTAAGAAAAGGAACGTTGAATTTAGGGAAGGTGTATTTTTTAGTTACGAGCTCTACCGCCTCGGCTAGCGAACTTTTAATTAATGTATTGAAGCCTTATTTTGGAAGCAATTTGTTGATAATTGGAACATATGGTTTGGATACCGAGGGCGCTCGTATTCCCGAAAACACCTACGGGAAGCCTGTTGGTTTTTTTGGATATCGAATTGTTAATGATAAAACAGATCTCTTCGTAACCTCCTTCCAGATGTTTAATCGAGACAATTACGGCGACTATTTTAATGGTTTAGTACCCGATCGTCACACGTCCGAAGATTACTTCAAGGATTTTGGCGATCCTCAAGAGGGTATGATTGCCGAGGCATTGACCTACAGTGCTACAGGAAATTGGGTTTTAGCCAATGCGAGAGTTGCAATAGCATCTGCCAATAAGGTGAAGAATGAGCGGAATCAACGAGTTAGATTTTTAGAGAAAAATCGGCACATGAAGGGAATGTATAAGTTTAAAGAAGCTCCGATGAAATAG